A single genomic interval of uncultured Pseudodesulfovibrio sp. harbors:
- the mnmE gene encoding tRNA uridine-5-carboxymethylaminomethyl(34) synthesis GTPase MnmE has protein sequence MLDPKLAKDTIAAIATPPGDGGVGIIRISGSDCRSIAAKIFRAANPSFTDFKPYRLHYGHILDNQGRELDDVLCAFMPGPNSYTGEDVVEINCHGGRAILAAVLDEILRLGARLAERGEFTYRAFMNGRMDLTQAEAVAEMIHAPTKAAMHLAQVKLSGLLGEKIAALRMRLEELRAQLVVAVDFPEDEVECLSPETLAGTSAEVRGEIDALLSAVDRTRAWREGALVVIAGRVNAGKSSLMNALLGRNRAIVTDQPGTTRDYLEEAINLDGLNIRLTDTAGIRKTDDAIEAAGLEMGRELMEQADLVLFLADATGPLTDDALSTAQSLDTEKTLAVLNKSDLPGFDAAHGTPLADLGFEIMEISAKHGAAIDALCDRIRERVLHGAGQPDPDEIAPNARQAAVLNSAGEELLMLEEDVRMGIPYDLIGVRLETACNALSDITGEITSADVLNSIFDSFCIGK, from the coding sequence ATGCTTGATCCCAAACTCGCCAAAGACACCATCGCGGCCATTGCCACCCCTCCCGGAGACGGTGGAGTCGGCATCATCCGCATCAGCGGCAGCGACTGCCGTTCCATTGCCGCAAAAATATTTCGGGCAGCGAATCCGTCATTCACGGATTTCAAGCCGTACCGCCTGCACTACGGGCACATTCTCGACAATCAGGGCCGTGAACTGGACGATGTCCTGTGCGCCTTCATGCCGGGACCCAATTCATATACCGGCGAAGACGTGGTGGAAATCAACTGCCACGGCGGACGGGCTATTCTGGCTGCGGTCCTCGACGAAATCCTGCGGCTCGGTGCACGTCTGGCCGAACGCGGCGAGTTCACCTACCGCGCGTTCATGAACGGACGCATGGACCTGACGCAGGCCGAAGCCGTGGCCGAAATGATCCACGCGCCCACCAAGGCCGCCATGCATCTGGCACAGGTCAAGCTGTCGGGCCTGCTCGGAGAAAAGATCGCCGCCCTGAGGATGCGTCTGGAAGAACTCCGTGCCCAGCTTGTGGTTGCAGTGGACTTTCCCGAAGACGAAGTCGAATGCCTGTCGCCCGAAACGCTGGCCGGGACCTCGGCGGAAGTGCGCGGCGAAATAGACGCCCTGCTCTCTGCCGTGGACCGCACGCGGGCATGGCGCGAAGGCGCACTGGTGGTCATCGCGGGGCGCGTCAACGCGGGCAAGTCCAGCCTGATGAACGCCCTGCTCGGACGCAACCGCGCCATTGTCACGGACCAGCCCGGGACCACGCGGGATTATCTGGAAGAAGCCATCAATCTGGACGGATTGAACATCAGGCTCACCGACACCGCGGGCATCCGCAAGACCGACGACGCCATTGAAGCGGCAGGCCTTGAGATGGGACGCGAACTCATGGAACAGGCCGACCTCGTGCTGTTTCTGGCAGACGCGACCGGACCGCTCACCGACGACGCCCTGTCCACGGCACAAAGCCTCGACACGGAAAAAACATTGGCTGTGCTCAACAAATCCGACCTGCCGGGATTCGATGCCGCCCACGGCACCCCGCTTGCGGACCTCGGCTTCGAGATCATGGAAATTTCAGCGAAACACGGCGCGGCCATCGACGCACTGTGCGACCGCATTCGCGAACGGGTGCTGCACGGCGCAGGCCAGCCCGACCCTGACGAAATCGCGCCCAATGCCAGACAGGCGGCCGTGCTGAACTCGGCGGGCGAAGAACTGCTCATGCTTGAAGAAGATGTCCGAATGGGCATCCCGTACGACCTGATCGGCGTCCGGCTGGAAACGGCCTGCAACGCACTCTCTGACATCACAGGCGAAATCACTTCCGCCGACGTGCTCAACTCAATCTTCGACTCATTCTGCATAGGAAAATAA
- a CDS encoding META domain-containing protein, which produces MFTKRSYTALTLSFALFCLLLSAGCGGKTAAPEPDAIKRDLIGKVWECESLCGREIVGENPITLEFMEDGTVKGSGGCNTFNGRYVIAAEAITFFELASTRKACGPGVDEQEYSFMGFMRRVKGFHLSSGELELVVEEAPEPMVFGTGGGFLW; this is translated from the coding sequence ATGTTTACGAAACGTTCATACACAGCTCTCACTTTGTCCTTCGCTCTGTTCTGCCTGCTCCTGTCTGCCGGATGCGGCGGAAAAACTGCGGCTCCTGAACCGGATGCGATCAAGCGCGACCTGATCGGCAAGGTGTGGGAGTGTGAATCCCTGTGTGGTCGTGAGATCGTCGGCGAAAACCCCATCACCCTCGAGTTCATGGAAGACGGTACGGTCAAGGGCAGCGGCGGCTGCAACACGTTCAACGGCAGGTATGTCATTGCGGCTGAGGCTATCACGTTTTTCGAGTTGGCGAGTACGCGAAAAGCCTGCGGACCGGGTGTTGACGAGCAGGAGTACAGCTTCATGGGATTCATGCGGCGGGTAAAGGGCTTCCATCTGAGCAGCGGTGAACTGGAGCTTGTCGTTGAAGAAGCTCCCGAGCCGATGGTGTTCGGTACCGGCGGCGGTTTTCTCTGGTAG
- the icd gene encoding NADP-dependent isocitrate dehydrogenase — protein MATKKVYYIEGDGIGPEVWKAGRPVLNAAIQKAYGDDNKLDWVELLAGEKAFEETGEHLPAATMDALAGAELAMKGPLQTPVGKGFRSLNVTMRQVFDLYACIRPIKYFKGIESPVKRPDLVDMTVFRENTEDVYAGIEYQSGTPEAKKLIEFLADELGANVDITAGVGIKPITPAGSKRLVKRALDFAVENNKPSVTLVHKGNIMKHTEGGFRAWGYELAEQEYAGKVVREGEEGSGVIIKDRIADAMFQNALMYPEQYSVLATTNLNGDYISDALAAQVGGLGLAPGVNMGDKLAFFEPTHGTAPTIAGKDMANPGSLILSGAMLLEHVGWTEAAALIHAAVEKVLTQKKVTVDLAAQIPGATQVGCQEFGELLLANL, from the coding sequence TTGGCAACCAAGAAAGTATATTACATCGAAGGTGACGGCATCGGACCTGAAGTCTGGAAAGCCGGTCGCCCCGTGCTCAACGCCGCGATCCAGAAGGCTTACGGCGACGACAACAAGCTCGACTGGGTCGAACTCCTTGCCGGAGAAAAGGCATTCGAGGAAACCGGCGAGCACCTGCCCGCAGCCACCATGGACGCCCTTGCAGGGGCCGAACTCGCCATGAAAGGCCCGCTCCAGACTCCGGTAGGCAAAGGCTTCCGCAGCCTCAACGTCACCATGCGTCAGGTCTTCGACCTCTACGCCTGCATTCGCCCCATCAAATATTTCAAGGGAATCGAATCGCCTGTCAAGCGTCCGGACCTCGTGGACATGACCGTCTTCCGCGAGAACACCGAAGACGTCTACGCAGGTATCGAATACCAGTCCGGCACCCCGGAAGCCAAGAAGTTAATCGAATTTCTCGCTGACGAACTCGGCGCGAACGTGGACATTACCGCAGGCGTGGGCATCAAGCCCATCACTCCGGCTGGCTCCAAGCGTCTCGTCAAGCGCGCCCTTGATTTCGCGGTTGAAAACAACAAGCCTTCCGTCACGCTGGTCCACAAAGGCAACATCATGAAGCACACCGAAGGCGGCTTCCGTGCATGGGGCTATGAACTGGCCGAGCAGGAATATGCCGGCAAGGTCGTCCGCGAAGGCGAGGAAGGTTCCGGCGTGATCATCAAGGACCGCATCGCCGACGCCATGTTCCAGAACGCGCTCATGTATCCCGAGCAGTACTCTGTCCTCGCCACCACCAACCTCAACGGCGACTACATCTCCGATGCCCTTGCCGCACAGGTCGGCGGACTCGGTCTCGCTCCGGGCGTCAACATGGGCGACAAGCTCGCCTTTTTCGAGCCCACCCACGGCACCGCGCCCACCATCGCAGGAAAAGACATGGCCAACCCCGGCTCCCTGATCCTGTCCGGAGCCATGCTGCTCGAACACGTCGGCTGGACCGAAGCCGCCGCGCTCATCCACGCCGCCGTCGAAAAGGTGCTGACCCAGAAAAAGGTCACCGTGGACCTCGCCGCACAAATCCCCGGAGCCACACAGGTCGGCTGTCAGGAGTTCGGCGAACTGCTGCTGGCGAACCTTTAG
- a CDS encoding NAD-dependent deacylase, with protein MVASFEMVKALLDESRRVVVLTGAGVSAESGVPTFRGIDGLWKTHRAEDLARPDSFAQHPELVWEFYNWRREQVRKCEPNPAHIALAEMEKHIPNFLLITQNVDGLHTWAGSHKVMEMHGSLWQVKCTVCTHAREDFSELPDLPECPVCGHLLRPGVVWFGESLVPGVLRLAIEQVSQADVFVSVGTSNLVQPAASFHQLAKDHGAVTVEVNLEPTPNTGLMDFALHGKAGEILPELVTGLLK; from the coding sequence ATGGTTGCGAGTTTTGAAATGGTCAAGGCGCTGCTCGACGAGAGCCGGAGAGTCGTTGTTCTTACGGGGGCGGGAGTTTCCGCTGAAAGCGGTGTTCCCACGTTTCGGGGGATCGACGGTCTGTGGAAGACGCATCGGGCCGAAGATCTGGCGCGTCCCGATTCGTTCGCTCAGCACCCGGAGCTGGTGTGGGAGTTCTACAACTGGCGGCGGGAACAGGTGCGGAAGTGTGAGCCGAACCCGGCGCATATCGCCTTGGCCGAGATGGAAAAGCATATTCCGAATTTTCTTCTGATTACGCAAAACGTGGACGGGCTGCATACGTGGGCCGGAAGTCACAAGGTCATGGAAATGCACGGCAGCCTGTGGCAGGTGAAATGTACGGTCTGCACCCATGCGCGTGAGGATTTCAGCGAATTGCCGGACCTGCCGGAATGTCCTGTGTGCGGCCACCTGCTGCGCCCCGGCGTTGTCTGGTTCGGCGAGTCACTGGTGCCGGGAGTGCTTCGGCTCGCCATTGAGCAGGTCAGTCAGGCGGATGTCTTCGTCTCTGTGGGAACGTCGAATCTGGTCCAGCCAGCGGCCTCATTCCACCAACTCGCCAAGGATCATGGGGCCGTGACCGTGGAAGTGAATCTGGAGCCGACTCCCAACACCGGACTGATGGACTTCGCGCTGCATGGAAAAGCCGGGGAGATATTGCCCGAACTGGTAACGGGGCTTTTGAAGTAG
- a CDS encoding rhodanese-like domain-containing protein yields the protein MPAFFYNIGDLADSASARKHKELRMEEFNDILEEMDFDFFSTGEHGMSVEAMRHAIGNDHFFFLDVRTNEEVAHVSFPFATHIPLEELPERLNEVPRDKFVVTFCAAIFRGAIAYAYLRANGYDEVKGLTAPLEGMVMPFKPGPLGQLKK from the coding sequence ATGCCTGCATTTTTTTACAACATCGGCGATTTGGCCGACAGTGCTTCGGCACGAAAACATAAGGAGTTACGCATGGAAGAGTTCAACGATATTCTGGAAGAAATGGATTTTGATTTCTTCAGCACCGGCGAGCACGGCATGAGTGTCGAGGCCATGCGCCATGCCATTGGCAACGACCATTTCTTCTTTCTGGACGTCCGCACCAACGAAGAGGTTGCACACGTTTCCTTTCCTTTTGCCACGCACATTCCGCTGGAAGAACTGCCGGAACGTCTGAATGAAGTGCCCAGGGACAAGTTCGTCGTGACCTTTTGCGCCGCCATTTTCCGCGGGGCCATTGCCTATGCCTACCTCCGCGCCAATGGGTATGATGAAGTGAAGGGATTGACCGCTCCGCTCGAAGGAATGGTCATGCCGTTCAAGCCGGGTCCGCTTGGGCAGCTCAAGAAGTAG